In a single window of the Elaeis guineensis isolate ETL-2024a chromosome 4, EG11, whole genome shotgun sequence genome:
- the LOC105044218 gene encoding LOW QUALITY PROTEIN: cytochrome P450 734A1 (The sequence of the model RefSeq protein was modified relative to this genomic sequence to represent the inferred CDS: inserted 3 bases in 3 codons), with translation MDLVSSVCLSFGFFMLCIMLSRALFVVWWNPLRIQKRFHDQGXRGPGYKPLFGNLMEIAQIHRQVKRSPPLPLPSESKSHHYMTELFFPYVPFWSIKYGKNFLLWLGPSPFLVVTDPELIKTMFNDPYHYYITAHPALHRVLGQSLPLNGGDEWANKRRVLRPLFNIEALKGMSQIIAKATHKMVDRWSNFIKLNDWEVDVQHEFEELAENIAAIIIFGKSAELGKRIGHLQMKLQDVTSEVLKRAYIPGSRFIPNPXTSKCVWLRKEADKLIKELIKSRYSSXEDQENDFLGFLLSSTLTQKQIEDECRVFSTAGYETISIALSWAFILLGTHTEWQDKAREEIDEVLKGNQPSFEILGQLKILNMIVNETLRMYPPAPIVARQAEEDIRLEGVDIPGGTTFLMPILAIHYDKELWGDNAAEFDPSRFAEGASKSSRHPKAFMPFTYGPRMCLGMNFALLEIRLVLATILQKFTFVTSPIYKHDPLYTLTMKPGKGAQVIFKKI, from the exons ATGGACTTGGTTAGCTCGGTCTGTCTTTCCTTTGGCTTTTTTATGTTATGCATCATGCTCTCCAGGGCTCTCTTTGTGGTCTGGTGGAATCCTCTGAGGATCCAAAAGCGTTTCCACGACCAAG ATCGAGGACCCGGGTACAAGCCCCTTTTTGGGAACCTTATGGAGATTGCCCAAATCCATCGCCAGGTTAAACGTTCACCACCTCTGCCACTGCCGAGTGAAAGCAAATCCCACCACTACATGACTGAACTTTTCTTCCCCTACGTTCCCTTTTGGAGTATAAAATATG GAAAGAACTTCTTATTGTGGCTGGGTCCTTCCCCTTTTCTAGTAGTCACAGATCCTGAGCTCATAAAAACAATGTTCAACGATCCATACCACTACTACATAACAGCACACCCTGCACTTCATCGGGTACTAGGTCAAAGTTTACCCTTAAATGGAGGCGATGAATGGGCCAACAAAAGAAGAGTTCTCCGTCCACTCTTCAATATCGAAGCCCTCAAG GGTATGTCGCAGATTATTGCAAAAGCAACACACAAGATGGTAGACAGGTGGTCCAACTTCATCAAACTAAATGATTGGGAAGTTGACGTGCAGCATGAATTTGAAGAACTCGCAGAAAATATTGCTGCCATTATTATATTTGGAAAGAGTGCGGAGCTGGGCAAGCGAATAGGCCATTTGCAGATGAAACTACAAGATGTGACCTCTGAAGTATTGAAGCGTGCTTATATCCCTGGTTCAAG GTTTATCCCTAATC TAACTTCCAAGTGCGTTTGGTTGAGAAAAGAGGCAGACAAATTAATCAAAGAGCTGATCAAGAGCCGCTATTCGA AAGAGGATCAGGAAAATGACTTTCTTGGGTTTTTACTCTCGTCAACCCTGACTCAAAAGCAGATTGAGGATGAATGCAGAGTCTTCTCTACTGCTGGTTATGAGACCATATCCATTGCGTTGTCCTGGGCTTTCATACTCTTGGGTACACATACTGAATGGCAAGACAAAGCACGAGAGGAAATTGATGAAGTGCTCAAAGGGAATCAACCCTCTTTTGAAATTCTAGGTCAACTTAAAATA CTCAACATGATAGTCAACGAAACGCTCCGGATGTATCCACCAGCGCCCATCGTAGCCAGACAAGCAGAGGAAGATATCAGACTTGAAGGTGTGGATATCCCAGGTGGAACAACTTTTTTGATGCCCATTCTAGCAATCCACTATGATAAAGAGTTATGGGGGGACAATGCCGCCGAGTTCGATCCAAGTCGCTTTGCAGAGGGAGCCTCCAAGTCATCCAGACACCCAAAGGCTTTCATGCCTTTCACTTATGGCCCCAGGATGTGCCTCGGGATGAACTTTGCTCTCCTGGAGATCAGGCTGGTTCTTGCCACCATCTTGCAGAAATTCACCTTCGTCACCTCGCCCATCTACAAGCATGACCCCTTGTATACTCTCACCATGAAGCCTGGGAAAGGGGCGCAggtcatattcaaaaaaatatga